A window of the Oncorhynchus masou masou isolate Uvic2021 chromosome 13, UVic_Omas_1.1, whole genome shotgun sequence genome harbors these coding sequences:
- the LOC135551672 gene encoding DNA-directed RNA polymerases I, II, and III subunit RPABC4 — protein MDTQKDVQPPKQQPMIYICGECHTENEIKARDPIRCRECGYRIMYKKRTKRLVVFDAR, from the exons ATGGACACTCAAAAAGATGTGCAACCCCCCAAGCAACAGCCTATGATCTACATATGTGGGG AATGCCACACTGAAAATGAAATTAAGGCTCGTGATCCAATCAGATGCAGAGAGTGTGGATACAGAATCATGTACAAGAAGAGAACAAAGAGAT TGGTTGTGTTTGATGCGCGGTGA